In Lates calcarifer isolate ASB-BC8 linkage group LG4, TLL_Latcal_v3, whole genome shotgun sequence, a genomic segment contains:
- the dcaf8 gene encoding DDB1- and CUL4-associated factor 8, whose product MAEADGKSTALNGSEEKEPGEDQHKEGDASGSKEGQTESSSLDATKETGEPSGDKPMPDVEGETGANKEGEEEEDTDSMDGSGLYSLTEDGERESEGGRRERVKDKDGGKRAARKRNRPGGGTNHSSSSDEDDDEDEEEEQKDDEDDDEAMEAWLGAELRDLRGPIWRAVPSLRSREIGRDSHQFVRRVCGARGLVQRLELQGRLERHTGCVNTLHFNPSGTRLASGSDDLRVVIWDWAIRRAELEFDSGHKSNVFQAKFLPHSGDSTLAMCARDGQIRVAELSATQRCKNTKRVAQHKGAAHKLALEPDSPCSFLSAGEDAVVFGIDLRLDRPANKLVVVKEGDKKVGLYTIFVNPAKTHHFAVGGRDQYVRIYDQRKINENDNNGVLKKFCPSHLVSSESKTNITCLVYSHDGTELLASYNDEDIYLFDSNHSDGADYRRRYKGHRNNATVKGVNFYGPCSEFVVSGSDCGHIYLWDKYSARIVQFMEGDRGGVVNCLEPHPHLPGMATSGLDHDIKLWAPTAESPTGLKGLKEVMKKNKRERDEDSVRHGDQYDTQLLWFLMRHMRNRRPPRARREGADPDTDESWSSPDSSDEEEGGPDHVQCMSS is encoded by the exons ATGGCTGAGGCTGACGGCAAATCCACTGCGCTTAACG GTTCTGAAGAAAAGGAACCTGGGGAAGATCAACACAAGGAGGGAGATGCCTCTGGAAGCAAAGAGGGACAAACAGAGTCTTCCTCTCTAGATG CTACTAAAGAAACAGGAGAGCCTTCAGGAGACAAGCCTATGCCagatgtggaaggagagacaggtgcaaacaaagagggagaagaggaagaagacacaGACAGCATGGATGGCAGCGGCCTCTACTCCCTGACTGAGGATGGCgaaagagaaagtgagggagGTAGAAGAGAGAGGGTAAAGGATAAAGATGGTGGGAAAAGGGCAGCTAGAAAGAGAAATAGACCTGGCGGTGGCACCAACCACTCCTCCAGCTCAGATGAAGATGacgatgaagatgaagaagaagaacagaaagATGATGAAGACGATGACGAGGCTATGGAGGCGTGGCTGGGAGCAGAGCTCCGTGACCTCCGTGGTCCTATATGGCGAGCAGTACCCTCACTGCGCTCCAGGGAGATTGGCAGGGACTCGCACCAGTTTGTGAGGCGTGTTTGTGGAGCCCGAGGCCTCGTGCAGAGGCTGGAGCTGCAGGGCCGCCTGGAGAGGCACACAGGCTGCGTCAACACATTGCACTTCAACCCCTCAGGCACACGCCTGGCATCAGGCAGCGATGACCTGCGAGTTGTGATCTGGGACTGGGCCATCCGCCGTGCTGAGCTGGAGTTCGACAGCGGCCACAAGAGCAATGTTTTTCAG GCAAAGTTCCTGCCTCACAGCGGAGACTCCACCTTGGCCATGTGTGCTCGAGATGGTCAGATCAGAGTGGCTGAGCTCTCTGCCACACAGCGCTGCAAGAACACCAAGCGGGTAGCACAGCATAAAGGGGCAGCACACAAG ctggCCCTTGAGCCAGATTCGCCCTGCTCCTTTCTGTCTGCTGGAGAGGACGCTGTGGTGTTTGGTATTGACCTGCGTCTAGACCGTCCGGCAAA TAAACTGGTGGTTGTAAAGGAGGGTGATAAAAAAGTCGGGCTTTACACCATCTTTGTCAACCCAGCAAAGACACACCACTTTGCTGTGGGTGGGAGAGATCAGTATGTGAG GATCTATGACCAGAGGAAGATTAATGAGAATGATAACAATGGTGTACTGAAAAAGTTCTGTCCTTCACATTTGGTATCCAGTGAGTCCAAAACCAACATAACCTGCCTTGTGTACAGTCATGATGGTACAG AGCTCCTGGCCAGTTACAATGACGAGGACATCTATCTGTTTGACTCCAACCACAGTGATGGAGCTGACTATCGCAGGAGATACAAGGGACACCGCAATAATGCCACAG TGAAAGGTGTGAATTTCTATGGGCCATGCAGTGAGTTTGTGGTTAGTGGCAGCGACTGTGGACACATCTACCTGTGGGACAAGTATTCTGCACGTATCGTCCAGTTcatggagggagacagaggaggagtg GTGAACTGTCTGGAGCCTCATCCCCATCTGCCTGGTATGGCCACCAGTGGGCTGGACCACGACATCAAACTGTGGGCCCCCACTGCTGAAAGCCCCACAGGACTCAAGGGTCTAAAGGAG gtgatgaaaaaaaacaagcgGGAGCGTGATGAAGACAGCGTGCGCCACGGTGACCAGTACGACACCCAGCTGCTGTGGTTCCTGATGAGACACATGAGGAACAGACGGCCCCCGAGG